In Tachypleus tridentatus isolate NWPU-2018 chromosome 7, ASM421037v1, whole genome shotgun sequence, a genomic segment contains:
- the LOC143256017 gene encoding mitochondrial import inner membrane translocase subunit Tim10-like, translating into MATGPPGIPQLDPSKMQLVAELEIEMMSDMYNRMTAACHRKCVPPKYRDAELSKGESVCLDRCVAKYLDIHERIGKKLTTMSMQDEELMKKLQEQQQQPLSQKK; encoded by the coding sequence ATGGCCACAGGACCACCAGGTATTCCACAGTTGGATCCTTCAAAGATGCAGCTCGTGGCAGAGCTAGAAATTGAAATGATGTCTGACATGTACAATCGCATGACAGCTGCCTGCCATCGGAAATGTGTTCCTCCTAAGTATCGAGATGCTGAACTTTCGAAAGGGGAGTCGGTCTGTTTGGACAGGTGTGTAGCAAAGTATCTAGATATCCATGAAAGAATTGGTAAAAAACTCACTACTATGTCCATGCAAGATGAAGAGCTTATgaaaaaattacaagaacagcAGCAGCAACCCTTAAGTCAGAAAAAATAG